Proteins encoded within one genomic window of Macrotis lagotis isolate mMagLag1 chromosome 3, bilby.v1.9.chrom.fasta, whole genome shotgun sequence:
- the LOC141519520 gene encoding olfactory receptor 9Q1-like — protein sequence MAIGNRTIVMEFILLGFTNHPELKSLLLVVFLVFYLMILLGNLSMITLVWTNPRLHTPMYFLLRHLAFLDFGFSSTVLPQLLVTLAVGRAVLSYEQCAIQFFMFGFFGTSDCCLLAIMAYDRYVAVCQPLLYVTIMTPKTCLKFVTWIYLGSLANAIVRTCCMFSLSFCGDNQIDFVYCDLPPLLKLSCGDTFLQELVTGLFARIVILSSLIMILVSYLFIIRAILKMHSAGGRAKTFSTCGSHLIAVGLFFGTLIFMYVQSTSGESLDEGKVASLFYTVVIPMLNPLIYSLRNKEVNEALKRTLSKLKGC from the coding sequence ATGGCTATTGGAAATAGGACCATTGTAATGGAGTTTATCCTGCTGGGCTTCACCAACCACCCTGAGCTGAAGTCTCTTCTGCTGGTAGTGTTTCTAGTCTTCTACCTCATGATACTGTTGGGTAACCTGAGCATGATCACCCTGGTGTGGACTAATCCCAGACTCCATACACCCATGTACTTCCTTCTCCGACATCTGGCATTCCTGGATTTCGGTTTCTCTTCAACTGTGTTGCCTCAGCTCCTGGTGACCTTAGCTGTGGGAAGAGCTGTGCTCTCTTATGAGCAGTGTGCCATCCAATTCTTCATGTTCGGCTTCTTTGGCACCTCTGATTGTTGCCTGCTAGCCATCATGGCCTACGACCGCTATGTGGCTGTGTGCCAGCCTCTGCTTTATGTCACCATCATGACTCCCAAGACCTGTCTGAAGTTTGTTACATGGATATATCTTGGAAGTTTGGCTAATGCTATTGTAAGGACCTGCTGCATGTTCTCACTCTCCTTCTGTGGTGACAACCAGATCGATTTTGTTTACTGTGATCTTCCCCCCTTGTTGAAGCTGTCCTGTGGGGACACTTTCCTACAAGAACTTGTGACTGGCCTATTTGCTCGCATTGTGATCTTGTCTAGCCTGATCATGATCTTGGTGTCCTATCTGTTCATCATCAGAGCCATCCTAAAGATGCACTCTGCTGGAGGGAGGGCCAAGACCTTTTCCACTTGTGGCTCCCACTTGATTGCTGTTGGGCTTTTCTTTGGCACTCTTATATTCATGTATGTACAAAGCACATCTGGAGAATCCCTAGATGAGGGTAAAGTTGCGTCTCTCTTCTACACTGTAGTGATCCCTATGTTGAACCCTCTCATCTACAGCTTGAGGAACAAAGAGGTAAATGAGGCCCTGAAGAGAACTCTTAGTAAGCTCAAAGGGTGTTAA